The Pseudomonadota bacterium genome includes a region encoding these proteins:
- a CDS encoding M23 family metallopeptidase, protein MRQDHFITITTYRGARHFRLSHRARRQLAAGAAVLALALVIGAAAIAVLTGQVVRMDGQLDTLSAERDAAVAGQQGLVRVRDDLQRELDRRQRELAALGAEVDHIERLISLEASPERSLVQRISDAGQTALEKRLMLRSVPSGFPVTSETVTSRYGMRLHPIQERDAMHHGVDLRAPRGTPIHATADGVVEWAAFHRDSGLGKMVKLVHNYGFSTIYGHLDQIEVHAGSYVKRGDLLGYSGSTGASTAAHLHYEVRYLQRQLDPAPFLKWSLEEYDGLFTQEDRVQWESLAEVVRTATIAAERPSSQPVQSLSATSP, encoded by the coding sequence ATGCGGCAAGATCACTTCATTACCATCACCACCTACCGCGGCGCCCGGCATTTCAGGCTCAGTCATCGGGCGCGCCGACAGTTGGCGGCCGGCGCGGCCGTGCTAGCGCTGGCGCTCGTCATCGGGGCGGCAGCCATCGCAGTGCTGACCGGCCAGGTGGTCCGCATGGATGGGCAGCTTGACACGCTGAGCGCCGAACGGGACGCCGCCGTCGCGGGCCAGCAGGGCCTGGTCCGGGTTCGCGATGACCTGCAGCGCGAGCTCGATCGCCGCCAGCGCGAGCTGGCCGCGCTCGGCGCTGAGGTCGACCATATCGAGCGGCTCATCAGTCTCGAGGCTTCGCCTGAACGCTCGCTGGTCCAGCGTATTTCGGATGCCGGACAGACGGCCCTGGAAAAACGCTTGATGCTACGCTCGGTCCCAAGCGGTTTTCCGGTGACCTCGGAGACCGTAACCAGCCGTTACGGCATGCGGCTGCATCCCATTCAGGAGCGCGATGCCATGCACCATGGCGTCGACCTGCGCGCCCCGCGCGGCACGCCGATCCACGCGACCGCAGACGGCGTCGTGGAATGGGCCGCCTTCCACCGAGATTCGGGCCTGGGCAAAATGGTCAAGCTGGTCCACAACTACGGCTTTTCGACCATCTACGGGCATCTCGACCAGATCGAGGTTCACGCCGGCAGCTATGTCAAACGAGGTGATCTGCTGGGCTACTCCGGCAGCACCGGCGCATCAACCGCTGCCCACCTGCACTACGAAGTGCGCTATCTCCAGCGTCAGCTCGATCCGGCTCCATTCCTGAAATGGTCGCTGGAGGAGTATGATGGTTTGTTCACCCAGGAGGATCGAGTTCAATGGGAATCATTGGCCGAGGTCGTGCGGACAGCAACGATCGCAGCGGAACGACCGTCGTCGCAGCCGGTTCAGAGTTTGTCGGCGACATCACCCTGA
- a CDS encoding alpha/beta fold hydrolase gives MPSYTAVGGVSTLLVEYRGYGRSGGAPSREAVVRDAAAFYDRLARRADVRPDRIMLHGRSIGGAVAAELALAREPAALILESTFTSLESMFWRFGIPGFIVRDRFRTEDALKALDTPVLVMHGRRDNIIPVAHGRELGRIGAKTRYTEYDANHDLPPDWQDFERDLRAFVEPIISGFLPSESAVAVH, from the coding sequence TTGCCGAGCTATACAGCCGTTGGGGGGGTCAGTACGCTCCTCGTCGAGTACCGCGGCTACGGCCGATCGGGCGGCGCTCCGAGCCGCGAGGCGGTCGTGCGCGACGCGGCTGCGTTTTACGACCGGCTGGCCAGACGCGCCGACGTGCGTCCAGACCGGATCATGCTTCACGGCCGTTCGATCGGTGGCGCTGTGGCTGCCGAGCTTGCCCTCGCGCGTGAGCCGGCGGCGCTGATTCTCGAGTCCACTTTCACCAGCCTGGAAAGCATGTTCTGGCGTTTCGGGATACCGGGCTTCATCGTGCGTGACCGCTTTCGCACCGAGGACGCACTCAAGGCATTGGATACCCCGGTGCTGGTCATGCACGGACGCCGCGACAACATCATACCCGTGGCCCACGGGCGCGAGCTGGGGCGGATCGGCGCCAAGACCCGGTATACTGAGTACGATGCCAATCACGACCTTCCGCCCGACTGGCAAGACTTCGAAAGGGATCTGCGCGCCTTTGTCGAACCGATCATTTCCGGTTTTCTGCCAAGTGAATCGGCCGTTGCGGTTCATTGA
- the chrA gene encoding chromate efflux transporter has protein sequence MPGEDAGSNPATDHGISFREALAVWSRIALLSFGGPAGQIALMHRILVDEKRWIGENRFLHALNYCMVLPGPEAQQLAIYIGWLLHRVWGGIVAGVLFVLPGFVAILALSVLYAGYRELQFVDALFYGLAPAVMAIVAEAVFRIGRRALKNAAMVTIAALAFIAIFVFEVPFPLIIIAAALVGFIGARWRQEHFVVIRLHEADGDSHALSDGGQDRQAPSAKRALAVTSICLALWFTPLVVLGLTLGGSSVFVQEGVFFSKAAVVTFGGAYAVLAYIAQQAVDVHGWLLPGEMLDGLGMAETTPGPLIQVVQFVGFMGAYRAAEAGMLATMHPMLAGALASLLVTWVTFVPCFLWIFLGAPYIERLRGNVSLTAALSGITAAVVGVVLNLAVWFALHTLFEDVGERHWRSLRILLPEVSTLDAVALAIALGAFIALFRYRLGMLRTLGIAVLIGLAYRLVFGG, from the coding sequence GTGCCTGGCGAAGACGCCGGATCGAACCCGGCGACCGATCATGGCATATCTTTCCGCGAAGCATTAGCTGTGTGGAGCCGGATCGCACTTTTGAGTTTCGGCGGCCCGGCCGGGCAGATTGCGTTGATGCATCGCATTCTCGTCGATGAGAAGCGCTGGATCGGCGAAAACCGGTTTCTGCATGCACTGAACTACTGCATGGTGCTGCCCGGGCCCGAGGCCCAGCAACTGGCCATCTATATCGGCTGGCTGTTGCACCGGGTCTGGGGTGGCATCGTGGCCGGGGTGCTGTTCGTATTGCCCGGTTTTGTCGCCATCCTGGCACTGAGCGTGCTGTACGCTGGTTATCGCGAGCTGCAGTTTGTCGATGCGCTGTTCTACGGCCTGGCGCCGGCGGTCATGGCGATCGTCGCCGAGGCGGTCTTCCGGATCGGCCGGCGCGCGCTGAAGAATGCCGCCATGGTCACCATCGCGGCCCTGGCGTTCATCGCGATCTTTGTGTTCGAGGTTCCCTTCCCGCTCATCATTATCGCTGCGGCACTGGTCGGTTTTATCGGCGCTCGCTGGCGCCAGGAGCATTTCGTGGTCATTCGCCTGCACGAGGCCGATGGCGACAGTCACGCGCTGTCGGATGGGGGTCAGGACCGACAAGCACCATCGGCGAAGCGTGCGCTTGCGGTCACCAGCATCTGCCTTGCGCTGTGGTTTACGCCGCTGGTCGTGCTGGGTCTGACGCTGGGCGGAAGCAGCGTGTTTGTCCAGGAAGGCGTGTTTTTCAGCAAGGCAGCCGTGGTCACCTTCGGCGGCGCCTACGCGGTGCTGGCGTACATCGCGCAGCAGGCCGTCGATGTCCATGGCTGGCTGCTGCCTGGCGAAATGCTCGACGGCCTGGGCATGGCCGAAACAACGCCCGGCCCGCTGATCCAGGTCGTCCAGTTCGTCGGTTTCATGGGCGCCTACCGGGCTGCCGAAGCCGGAATGCTCGCGACCATGCACCCCATGCTGGCCGGAGCGCTGGCCTCGCTGCTCGTCACCTGGGTAACCTTCGTGCCCTGTTTTCTGTGGATCTTTCTCGGCGCGCCCTATATCGAACGGCTGCGCGGCAACGTATCGCTCACCGCGGCGCTGTCCGGCATCACCGCGGCTGTGGTCGGCGTCGTGCTCAATCTGGCGGTGTGGTTTGCGCTGCATACATTGTTTGAGGACGTCGGCGAACGCCACTGGCGCAGCCTGCGGATCCTGTTGCCCGAGGTCTCGACGCTCGACGCCGTGGCGCTGGCTATTGCCCTGGGGGCGTTCATCGCGCTGTTCCGCTATCGCCTTGGCATGCTCCGCACGCTGGGCATAGCCGTGCTGATCGGTCTTGCCTATCGCCTGGTGTTTGGTGGATGA
- a CDS encoding GGDEF domain-containing protein, whose product MASLTLHIPTWVSAAALVNLSLALGLIMAVRGQHPALHGSLSIWARGAVMLAIGWLLLALRNEWPPLVSMLASNALIALGLAECVQALNRFSGNSQRLLAPLAAALAVVIVSIIFGLLQPDRFIRLTVNTALLGVIFAVGAATALKAGQQLRSGARSHWVVTIIFALASAVLLARVGMVLILGRERMPDADQINLIQAAFYGVAALGPAVATLGFALMCNDRLSLELRRVAEQDALTGISNRRHIERLASRIWHKRQGSKAPLSVILVDIDFFKQINDSRGHAQGDAVLKRMAELMRQLVEPANGQVGRIGGEEFLILLEGQSLGSAAELAENLRAITARERLDGMGWTLSAGVAQATPDEPGFETLLRRADQALYAAKSAGRNRVMQAQ is encoded by the coding sequence ATGGCCTCTTTGACCCTGCACATTCCGACCTGGGTCAGCGCCGCGGCCCTGGTCAACCTGTCGCTGGCGCTGGGTCTGATCATGGCCGTGCGCGGCCAGCACCCGGCACTTCATGGCAGCCTGTCGATCTGGGCGCGGGGCGCAGTCATGCTGGCCATCGGCTGGCTGCTGCTGGCGCTGCGCAACGAGTGGCCGCCGCTGGTTTCCATGCTGGCCTCCAATGCCCTGATCGCTCTCGGGCTGGCCGAGTGCGTCCAGGCTTTGAACCGATTCAGCGGCAACAGTCAACGCCTGCTTGCACCCCTGGCGGCTGCCCTGGCCGTCGTTATCGTTTCCATTATTTTCGGCCTGCTTCAACCCGACCGTTTCATACGCCTGACCGTCAACACCGCGCTGTTGGGCGTGATATTCGCCGTGGGCGCGGCGACAGCCTTGAAGGCCGGTCAGCAGCTACGTTCCGGTGCCCGTAGCCACTGGGTGGTGACCATCATTTTTGCCCTCGCAAGCGCAGTGCTGCTCGCCCGCGTTGGCATGGTGCTCATCCTCGGGCGTGAACGCATGCCGGATGCCGACCAGATCAATCTCATACAGGCAGCCTTCTACGGCGTTGCCGCACTCGGTCCTGCTGTTGCTACGCTGGGGTTTGCCCTGATGTGCAACGATCGCCTCAGCCTCGAGCTCAGACGGGTGGCAGAACAGGACGCACTGACCGGCATCAGCAACCGGCGCCATATCGAGCGTCTGGCAAGCAGAATCTGGCACAAGCGGCAGGGCAGCAAGGCGCCGTTGTCGGTGATCCTGGTCGATATCGATTTTTTCAAACAGATCAACGATTCCCGGGGTCATGCGCAGGGCGATGCCGTGCTCAAGCGCATGGCGGAGCTGATGCGACAGTTGGTCGAGCCGGCGAACGGCCAGGTTGGTCGCATCGGCGGCGAGGAGTTCCTGATCCTGCTCGAGGGCCAGTCACTGGGAAGCGCGGCAGAACTGGCCGAAAACCTGCGGGCAATCACCGCGCGGGAACGGCTGGACGGCATGGGCTGGACGCTGTCGGCAGGCGTCGCACAGGCCACCCCGGACGAGCCCGGTTTCGAGACGCTGCTGCGCCGCGCCGATCAGGCCCTCTACGCGGCCAAGAGTGCAGGGCGCAACCGGGTCATGCAGGCCCAATAG
- the rimM gene encoding ribosome maturation factor RimM, giving the protein MNTGGVRESVVIGRFNGPWGVAGWVRVYSFTRPAERVFSYQPWQIGQSGRSVVVEQWQRSGPRLVARIEGVDSPEAAAALGHAEIMVDRNALPEPEDNHYYWSDLVGLEVVNLEQHVYGRVTGLLETGAHDVLEIRQDDAGAVLIPFVTDRFVRQVDLDAGRIVVDWPTDWVGPE; this is encoded by the coding sequence ATGAACACCGGCGGGGTGCGTGAGTCGGTCGTCATTGGCCGGTTCAACGGTCCCTGGGGCGTGGCCGGCTGGGTGCGGGTGTATTCCTTTACCCGCCCGGCAGAGCGCGTCTTTTCCTATCAACCCTGGCAGATCGGGCAGTCCGGTCGGTCCGTTGTTGTCGAGCAGTGGCAGCGTTCCGGGCCGCGGCTGGTCGCGCGGATCGAAGGCGTGGATTCCCCGGAAGCCGCTGCCGCGCTGGGGCATGCCGAGATCATGGTGGACCGGAATGCGCTGCCGGAACCGGAAGATAACCACTACTACTGGAGCGACCTGGTTGGCCTGGAGGTCGTCAATCTTGAGCAGCATGTCTACGGACGCGTTACCGGCCTGCTCGAAACCGGGGCCCACGATGTACTCGAGATTCGACAGGATGATGCGGGGGCGGTACTGATTCCTTTTGTGACGGATCGTTTCGTGCGCCAGGTCGATCTGGACGCCGGCCGCATCGTTGTCGACTGGCCCACAGACTGGGTCGGGCCGGAATGA
- the trmD gene encoding tRNA (guanosine(37)-N1)-methyltransferase TrmD: MIGRIDVITLFPDWIQGLKQLGLTGRALQQGQVELRCWNPRDYAPGAHRSVDDRPYGGGPGMVMRPEPLALAIEAALADDSPAPVICLSPQGRRLEQAGVQELAQRQRLILVCGRYEGIDERVMETLIDEEWSVGDYVLSGGEPAAAILIDAVVRLRPGVLGHELSAAQDSFSEGLLDCPHYTRPERWRGQSVPEVLLGGDHARIEQWRHAQALERTRRRRPDLVPTESRGAGDPSRRPVATAKNRDKC, from the coding sequence ATGATTGGCCGCATCGATGTCATCACCCTCTTTCCCGACTGGATCCAGGGCCTCAAACAGCTGGGGTTGACCGGCCGGGCGCTGCAGCAGGGGCAGGTCGAACTGAGATGCTGGAATCCGCGTGATTATGCCCCCGGCGCGCACCGCAGCGTTGATGATCGGCCGTATGGGGGTGGACCCGGCATGGTGATGCGCCCCGAACCGCTGGCACTGGCGATCGAGGCGGCGCTTGCCGACGATTCGCCCGCGCCGGTCATCTGCCTGAGTCCGCAGGGGCGCCGACTGGAACAGGCCGGCGTGCAGGAACTGGCGCAGCGTCAGCGCCTGATCCTGGTTTGCGGACGTTACGAAGGCATCGACGAGCGCGTCATGGAAACCCTGATCGACGAGGAATGGTCGGTTGGTGACTACGTCCTGTCGGGTGGCGAGCCGGCTGCTGCGATCCTGATCGACGCGGTGGTGCGTCTGCGGCCGGGCGTGTTGGGGCACGAGCTGTCGGCGGCTCAGGACTCTTTTTCCGAGGGCCTGCTGGATTGCCCCCACTACACCCGGCCCGAGCGCTGGCGCGGTCAATCGGTGCCTGAAGTGCTGCTCGGCGGCGACCATGCCCGTATCGAGCAGTGGCGGCACGCCCAGGCGCTCGAACGCACCCGGCGTCGGCGGCCGGATCTGGTACCGACAGAGTCGCGGGGCGCGGGTGACCCTTCGCGTCGACCGGTAGCGACGGCAAAAAACCGAGACAAATGCTAG
- the rpsP gene encoding 30S ribosomal protein S16, whose protein sequence is MVKIRLSRGGAKKQPYYHIVVTDSRNARDGRSIERLGFFNPVARGQEERLRLDTGRVDYWVGQGAQVSERVSKLVNEARRAAQPTV, encoded by the coding sequence ATGGTCAAGATTCGTCTGAGTCGTGGTGGCGCCAAAAAGCAGCCTTACTACCACATTGTGGTGACCGACAGCCGCAACGCCCGCGACGGTCGCAGCATTGAACGTCTGGGCTTTTTCAACCCGGTCGCGCGCGGCCAGGAAGAGCGCCTGCGCCTGGATACCGGGCGTGTCGATTACTGGGTCGGGCAGGGCGCCCAGGTATCGGAGCGCGTCAGCAAGCTGGTCAACGAAGCACGCCGGGCGGCTCAGCCGACTGTGTGA
- the rplS gene encoding 50S ribosomal protein L19, producing MSNIIDEINQEQTEREIPDFAAGDTVVVNIWVREGDRQRLQAFEGVVIARRNRGVNSAFTVRKISHGTGVERVFQTYSPLIESIAVKRRGKVRRAKLFYLREREGKAARIREKLGSRKRSTA from the coding sequence ATGAGCAATATCATCGACGAAATCAACCAGGAACAGACCGAGCGTGAAATCCCCGATTTCGCTGCCGGTGATACCGTGGTGGTCAATATCTGGGTTCGTGAAGGGGATCGTCAGCGACTGCAGGCATTCGAGGGCGTGGTGATCGCCAGGCGCAACCGCGGCGTCAACTCGGCGTTCACGGTACGCAAGATCTCACATGGAACCGGCGTTGAGCGCGTCTTCCAGACTTACAGCCCGCTGATCGAGTCCATCGCGGTCAAGCGTCGCGGCAAGGTGCGTCGCGCCAAGCTGTTCTACCTGCGCGAGCGCGAGGGCAAGGCGGCACGCATCCGCGAAAAGCTCGGCAGCCGCAAGCGCAGCACCGCCTGA
- a CDS encoding LamG domain-containing protein translates to MRRLVILIRIAVPTAAPLIVGVFMQAFTIAAQADVTYGLVAHYAFEGNVLDGSGNGNHGTGFGDIDFVSGAFGQAASFDGLDDYVQTPRSIAGDFSVAIWLRTTHSAPAGSFWFEGLGLVDGEVCGSPSGGDWGIAQLNGGQISFGGTIALDAAVTINDGVWHSVVLTRESGGVANLYVDANLSASGVTGALALDAPPWIGLGNNPCDVVFNRNWYKGQLDEVRFYNRALTFPEVLELSEPLFADRFEGW, encoded by the coding sequence ATGAGACGATTGGTCATCCTGATCAGGATAGCTGTGCCGACTGCGGCCCCGTTGATTGTGGGGGTTTTCATGCAGGCATTTACCATAGCCGCACAGGCCGACGTCACCTATGGCCTCGTAGCCCACTATGCCTTCGAAGGCAATGTGCTCGATGGCAGCGGCAACGGCAACCATGGAACCGGGTTTGGCGACATCGACTTTGTCAGCGGCGCATTCGGGCAAGCCGCATCTTTTGACGGCCTGGACGATTACGTTCAGACGCCTCGCTCGATTGCCGGCGATTTCAGTGTGGCCATCTGGTTACGAACCACCCACAGCGCGCCGGCAGGTTCTTTCTGGTTCGAGGGCCTGGGTCTGGTCGACGGAGAAGTTTGCGGCAGCCCGAGCGGTGGGGATTGGGGCATTGCCCAGCTCAACGGCGGCCAGATCTCCTTCGGCGGTACAATCGCGCTGGACGCAGCAGTAACGATCAACGACGGTGTTTGGCACAGCGTCGTTCTGACGCGCGAATCGGGGGGTGTAGCCAACCTGTACGTTGATGCGAACCTGAGCGCTTCCGGGGTGACTGGCGCGCTCGCGCTCGACGCTCCACCGTGGATTGGTCTGGGCAACAATCCGTGTGATGTCGTTTTTAATCGCAATTGGTATAAAGGCCAACTCGATGAAGTGCGTTTCTACAACCGTGCATTGACCTTTCCCGAGGTTCTTGAATTGAGCGAGCCGCTCTTTGCCGACCGGTTCGAGGGCTGGTGA
- a CDS encoding polymer-forming cytoskeletal protein, with protein MGIIGRGRADSNDRSGTTVVAAGSEFVGDITLSDNLHVDGALKGSVKSTAEVTVGERGRIEGELAGERVVISGRFDGSIQAKRLEIVAGGQVDGDVTVGELVIEPGARFNGNSRIQSQDSRSAAHARADHPAGSAKPGQDQGIRASTTKASEAG; from the coding sequence ATGGGAATCATTGGCCGAGGTCGTGCGGACAGCAACGATCGCAGCGGAACGACCGTCGTCGCAGCCGGTTCAGAGTTTGTCGGCGACATCACCCTGAGCGATAACCTGCATGTCGACGGGGCGCTCAAGGGTAGCGTGAAGTCGACAGCCGAGGTCACTGTCGGCGAACGAGGTCGCATCGAAGGCGAACTGGCCGGTGAGCGTGTGGTGATCAGTGGCCGCTTCGACGGCAGCATCCAGGCCAAGAGACTGGAGATCGTGGCCGGCGGGCAGGTCGATGGCGACGTGACCGTCGGCGAACTGGTCATCGAGCCCGGTGCGCGCTTCAACGGAAACAGCCGAATTCAGTCGCAGGACAGTCGGTCGGCCGCACACGCCAGGGCAGACCACCCAGCAGGATCGGCAAAACCCGGTCAGGATCAGGGAATCAGAGCCTCGACGACCAAGGCCTCGGAAGCCGGCTAG